From a single Chloracidobacterium thermophilum B genomic region:
- a CDS encoding efflux RND transporter permease subunit produces MIELPNLALRYRAAVLAAALLLIGAGVWAFQNLKVEAYPDISDTGVVVITQFPGNAAEEVEQQVTIPIERALNNTPKVIGRRSRTIFGLSVVELTFDDGVDDYFARQLVLERLRDAELPEGVQPGLGPLTSGIGEMYRYRLDGDGIPEMKLRELQDWVVLPRLLQVPGVADVATFGGLVKTYRVELDPLKLEKFALTAKQVADAISANNRNAGGGIVDNQQQSLVVRGVGLVRSRQDIERIVIGAFDGVPLFVRDVAQVSIAPALQTGIFGYDDVSGGVEGIVLLRRWENPSDTLAALKEAIAELNTQLAPQGVRLVTVYDRGELVSNTLRTVSRTLIEGLIVVTLVLFFFLGDVRAALLTAITIPLSLLFAFVCLKLAGIPANLLSLGALDFGIIVDGTLVMVEHIVHRLADDRHSRRSVFETVRRAALDIERPVFFSMVILISAYLPLFTMERVEYRLFGPMAFTVCSALLGSLVLSLTLTPVLASYWLTRSVRTWENPVVRWLRQGYAAALEVTLARPWLTVGAAGAIVLVGLGIGLRLGTEFLPQLDEGVIWIRANLPPGISLTESARTANRIRALIREFPEVSGVISQSGRNDDGTDPFGPNRNELLVNLHPYESWTTGRTKAQLVAEMSRRLEASIPGATFNFTQPIIDTSTEMATGSSADLAIILRGPDLKQLRELAKQTLAIVRQIPGAADSSIEQEADQPQLRLRVNREEVARYGINVADVQDLIELAIGGRPVGVVFEGERRFDIVVRYTPEARASTATIGKLLVPTADGGRIPLSQLAEIAVVEGASIIARRENQRQVTVRTNIRGRDQGGFVREAQQAVAAQVNLPEGYAVEWGGQFENLTRARARLTIVLPVTLAIIFGLLFMTFGRARDAGIVLASVPFALVGGLVALWLRNINLSVSAAVGFISLFGVAVMSGVLIVSEINRLREVEGLSVRDAIFTGACQQMRPVLMMLIVALLGMIPAARAVGIGSDVQRPLATVVVGGLFSALILTLLALPSLYAVLVAEEKPPLPETTVPPA; encoded by the coding sequence ATGATTGAACTTCCAAATCTGGCGCTGCGCTACCGCGCCGCTGTCCTGGCCGCAGCCCTGCTGCTCATCGGCGCCGGCGTCTGGGCGTTTCAGAACCTCAAGGTCGAGGCATACCCGGACATTTCCGATACGGGTGTCGTCGTCATCACCCAGTTTCCCGGCAATGCCGCCGAAGAAGTCGAGCAGCAGGTCACTATCCCCATCGAACGCGCCCTGAACAACACGCCCAAGGTCATCGGCCGCCGTTCCCGGACGATCTTCGGGCTGTCCGTCGTCGAGCTGACCTTTGACGACGGCGTGGATGATTACTTCGCCCGGCAGCTTGTGCTCGAACGGCTGCGGGATGCCGAACTGCCGGAAGGCGTACAGCCGGGACTGGGGCCGCTGACGTCGGGCATTGGCGAAATGTACCGCTACCGGCTCGACGGCGACGGCATCCCGGAAATGAAGCTGCGCGAGCTTCAGGACTGGGTGGTGCTGCCGCGTCTGCTCCAGGTGCCGGGCGTGGCGGATGTGGCCACCTTTGGCGGGCTGGTCAAGACCTACCGCGTGGAACTTGACCCGCTGAAGCTGGAAAAATTCGCCCTCACGGCCAAGCAGGTGGCCGACGCCATCAGCGCCAACAACCGCAATGCCGGCGGTGGCATCGTGGACAATCAGCAGCAGAGCCTGGTCGTGCGTGGCGTCGGGCTGGTTCGCTCCCGGCAGGACATTGAACGCATTGTCATCGGGGCCTTTGATGGTGTCCCCCTGTTTGTCCGGGATGTGGCGCAGGTGAGCATCGCCCCGGCGCTGCAAACCGGTATTTTCGGCTATGACGACGTATCCGGCGGCGTCGAGGGCATTGTGCTGTTGCGCCGGTGGGAAAATCCAAGCGACACGCTGGCCGCGCTCAAGGAAGCCATTGCCGAACTCAACACCCAGCTTGCCCCGCAGGGTGTCCGCCTCGTGACCGTCTATGACCGGGGGGAACTGGTTTCCAACACCCTGCGTACCGTCTCGCGGACACTCATTGAAGGGCTTATCGTCGTTACGCTCGTGCTGTTTTTCTTCCTGGGCGACGTGCGGGCGGCGCTGCTGACGGCTATCACCATCCCGCTGTCGCTGCTGTTTGCCTTTGTCTGTCTGAAGCTGGCCGGCATTCCTGCCAATCTGTTGAGTCTGGGGGCGCTCGATTTCGGCATCATCGTGGACGGCACGCTGGTCATGGTGGAGCACATCGTGCACCGGCTGGCGGATGACCGGCATTCCCGGCGAAGTGTGTTTGAAACCGTCCGGCGGGCGGCGCTCGACATCGAGCGGCCGGTGTTTTTTTCCATGGTCATTCTGATTTCCGCCTACCTGCCGCTGTTCACCATGGAGCGGGTCGAGTACCGGTTGTTTGGCCCTATGGCGTTTACCGTGTGCAGTGCGCTGCTGGGGTCACTCGTGCTGTCCCTGACGCTGACGCCGGTGCTGGCCAGCTACTGGCTGACGCGCAGTGTGCGGACGTGGGAAAACCCGGTTGTCCGGTGGCTGCGGCAGGGCTATGCCGCTGCGCTGGAAGTGACCCTGGCGCGCCCCTGGCTCACCGTGGGGGCTGCCGGCGCCATCGTGCTGGTTGGACTTGGCATCGGGCTGCGCCTTGGGACGGAGTTCCTGCCGCAGCTCGATGAAGGCGTCATCTGGATTCGCGCCAACCTGCCGCCTGGCATTTCCCTGACGGAATCGGCTCGCACGGCCAATCGCATCCGTGCGCTGATTCGGGAATTTCCAGAGGTTTCCGGCGTCATCTCCCAGAGTGGGCGCAATGACGACGGCACCGACCCCTTCGGTCCCAACCGCAACGAACTGCTGGTCAACCTGCACCCTTACGAAAGCTGGACGACCGGCCGCACCAAGGCCCAACTCGTGGCCGAGATGTCACGCCGGTTGGAAGCCAGCATTCCCGGAGCGACCTTCAACTTCACCCAGCCCATCATTGACACCTCGACCGAAATGGCCACCGGATCGAGTGCCGACCTGGCCATCATTCTGCGCGGCCCCGATCTGAAGCAGTTGCGGGAGCTGGCCAAACAAACCCTGGCCATTGTCCGGCAGATTCCGGGCGCGGCTGACAGCTCCATTGAACAGGAAGCCGACCAGCCGCAACTGCGGCTGCGCGTCAACCGGGAAGAAGTGGCGCGCTACGGCATCAACGTGGCTGATGTACAGGACCTCATCGAGCTGGCCATCGGCGGCCGGCCGGTGGGCGTGGTGTTTGAGGGCGAGCGGCGGTTTGACATCGTCGTCCGCTACACACCGGAAGCCCGCGCCAGCACGGCCACGATTGGCAAGCTTCTGGTGCCGACGGCCGATGGCGGGCGCATTCCCCTGTCGCAACTTGCTGAAATTGCCGTCGTGGAAGGGGCCAGCATCATTGCCCGGCGTGAAAACCAGCGCCAGGTGACGGTGCGCACCAACATCCGGGGACGTGACCAGGGCGGCTTTGTCCGCGAAGCCCAGCAGGCTGTAGCCGCCCAGGTCAACCTGCCTGAAGGCTACGCCGTCGAGTGGGGCGGACAGTTCGAGAACCTCACCCGCGCGCGGGCGCGGCTGACCATCGTGCTGCCGGTGACGCTGGCCATCATTTTCGGGCTGCTGTTTATGACGTTCGGCCGGGCGCGGGATGCTGGCATCGTGCTCGCCAGCGTTCCCTTTGCGCTCGTCGGCGGGCTGGTGGCCCTGTGGCTGCGCAATATCAACCTGAGCGTTTCGGCCGCCGTTGGTTTCATTTCCCTGTTTGGCGTCGCGGTGATGAGCGGCGTGCTCATCGTGTCGGAAATCAACCGCCTGCGTGAAGTTGAGGGGCTGTCCGTACGGGACGCCATTTTCACCGGCGCCTGTCAGCAGATGCGGCCGGTGCTGATGATGCTCATCGTGGCACTGCTGGGGATGATTCCGGCAGCGCGCGCCGTCGGAATCGGCTCGGATGTCCAGCGTCCGCTGGCGACCGTCGTCGTGGGCGGTCTCTTTTCGGCCCTGATTCTGACGCTGCTGGCTCTGCCCAGCCTGTATGCTGTTCTCGTCGCCGAGGAGAAGCCGCCACTTCCCGAAACCACAGTGCCGCCCGCCTGA
- a CDS encoding CBS domain-containing protein produces MKCPACGFENLPGAETCEACGSDLTAVEMDEPELPIQQPLAEDTIDRLFPYPAITVEVGTSIGATLRAMQEKRFGCAMIVRGGKLVGIVTERDMLYKVANRITELDATPVDTIMTPNPGVVRHGDTLAKTLNLMAMHKYRHVPIVDDEDKPIGFLSSKGIFKYLCQHALPKA; encoded by the coding sequence ATGAAGTGTCCGGCTTGTGGCTTTGAAAACCTGCCTGGCGCAGAAACCTGTGAGGCCTGTGGCTCTGACCTCACAGCCGTGGAGATGGATGAGCCGGAGCTTCCGATTCAGCAGCCCCTGGCCGAAGACACCATTGACCGTCTCTTTCCCTATCCGGCCATTACGGTCGAGGTGGGCACTTCGATTGGGGCCACCCTGCGCGCCATGCAGGAAAAGCGGTTTGGCTGCGCGATGATCGTCCGTGGCGGGAAGCTGGTCGGCATCGTGACCGAGCGCGACATGCTCTACAAGGTTGCCAACCGCATCACCGAGCTGGACGCCACGCCGGTGGATACCATCATGACGCCCAACCCCGGCGTTGTGCGGCACGGCGATACCCTGGCCAAGACGCTCAATCTCATGGCGATGCACAAGTACCGCCACGTGCCGATTGTGGACGACGAGGACAAGCCCATCGGTTTCCTTTCCTCGAAGGGCATTTTCAAGTACCTCTGCCAGCACGCTCTGCCCAAGGCCTAG
- a CDS encoding TolC family protein gives MFLSRHVWLPVIIGVALSGNSAPAQHLPPVRRLPVPGVVYPPAGGHAPRPLSPARAVEMALAGETSVRLAAERREEARGRALEARAALLPNLSGVVTRANSAINLAAQGLGGFLPGISSIIVFDTFDARLQLAQQLFDWSAVQRHRATQTARQAAEVEAQLVRQQITGEVLLAYLDVLRAQSLVSAAEREIVTARALVHLAQEQRAAGLATQLDVVRAGVRLAEEDARRAQAQVELEQAQARLRRLMAVPADAELTLTGELRFVPVSTPDVATAQSAALRQRLEVVLARLQYEAATREQAAVAAEHLPSVEVFADYGLNGVRPNRFALPTRTFGVRVNVPVFNGGASFGRLVAEKSRARQRELEVADVQRQVEQEVRLAVVLLSAAAEQVAAAEQAVTLAQREVELAEERFAAGVADNLEVIRAQSALSQARTARIQALAQHVMTRVNWALALGTIEQFQW, from the coding sequence ATGTTCCTGTCCCGACACGTCTGGCTGCCTGTCATCATTGGGGTGGCCCTGTCCGGCAACAGCGCCCCGGCGCAGCACCTGCCGCCGGTACGCCGTCTGCCGGTGCCGGGCGTCGTGTATCCGCCGGCTGGCGGTCACGCCCCACGTCCACTGTCCCCGGCGCGCGCCGTGGAAATGGCGCTGGCCGGCGAAACTTCGGTGCGCCTTGCCGCCGAGCGCCGGGAGGAAGCCAGGGGACGCGCCCTCGAAGCCCGTGCGGCGCTGCTGCCCAACCTCAGTGGCGTGGTGACACGCGCCAATTCCGCCATCAACCTGGCCGCACAGGGATTGGGCGGTTTCCTGCCGGGCATCAGTTCCATCATCGTCTTTGACACGTTTGACGCCCGCTTGCAGCTTGCGCAGCAGTTGTTTGACTGGTCGGCCGTGCAGCGCCATCGCGCCACGCAGACGGCCCGCCAGGCCGCTGAAGTGGAAGCGCAGCTCGTGCGGCAACAGATCACCGGCGAAGTCCTGCTGGCCTATCTGGATGTGCTGCGCGCACAATCGCTGGTCAGCGCCGCTGAGCGCGAAATCGTGACGGCGCGCGCTCTGGTGCATCTGGCGCAGGAACAGCGCGCGGCCGGACTGGCCACCCAGCTCGATGTTGTTCGGGCCGGCGTCCGCCTGGCCGAGGAAGATGCCCGCCGGGCGCAGGCGCAGGTTGAGCTGGAGCAGGCCCAGGCGCGGTTGCGGCGGCTCATGGCCGTACCGGCCGACGCCGAACTGACCCTGACCGGCGAGCTGCGGTTCGTCCCCGTATCCACGCCGGACGTGGCCACCGCCCAGTCGGCAGCGCTGCGGCAACGGCTTGAAGTCGTCCTGGCCCGGCTTCAGTACGAAGCGGCCACCCGGGAACAGGCGGCCGTGGCGGCCGAACATCTCCCCTCGGTTGAAGTTTTCGCTGACTATGGCCTGAACGGCGTGCGCCCGAACCGCTTTGCCCTGCCGACGCGCACGTTCGGGGTGCGGGTCAACGTTCCGGTGTTCAACGGTGGCGCTTCGTTTGGCCGGCTGGTGGCCGAAAAGAGCCGGGCCCGCCAGCGTGAGTTGGAGGTTGCCGATGTCCAGCGGCAGGTCGAGCAGGAGGTACGGCTGGCCGTGGTCCTGCTGTCGGCCGCAGCGGAGCAGGTTGCCGCAGCCGAGCAGGCTGTGACACTGGCGCAGCGTGAAGTCGAACTTGCCGAAGAACGCTTTGCCGCCGGTGTGGCCGACAACCTGGAGGTCATCCGGGCGCAGTCGGCGCTCAGTCAGGCCCGCACTGCGCGGATTCAGGCATTGGCGCAGCACGTCATGACGCGCGTCAACTGGGCTTTGGCCCTGGGCACGATTGAGCAGTTTCAGTGGTGA
- a CDS encoding efflux RND transporter permease subunit — protein MQWLAEICIQRPVFTTMLIVAIAVFGLVGYGTLGVDRFPNVDFPVVTVVIANPGASAVEIERDITEKVESAVNAISGVKEIRSTSVEGISQVNIQFSLNKDFDVAAQEVRDKVNLVIPELPKTIEPPTVQKFETNASPVIRLAVSAPYPLVETTRLARRQIKEQLETLDGVGRVALLGGVQPEVRVTLDPLRLRAYDLTPLDAVAAIERQNRDAPAGTLEQGARETALRAPGKVPDAATLRRLPLAYRQTYPVCLEEVAHVEETTPLPRTITALDGRSAVIVQVSKRAGGNAVALAAAVKARLTEIRASLPPEVTVTEVGDKSIFIEAAVNDVKTHLLEGSLLACLVVLVFLRRLGLTLIAALAIPTSIIGAFGVMATFGYTLDTITLLALTLMVGVVIDDAIIVLENIERFIREKGLPPFEAAVAATREIGLAVLATTLSLLAVFLPTAFMGGIVGRFLAPFGITAAAAVAISMFVSFTLTPMLCARMAVSHPDRPAAAGWTARYYGPLVDWSVRRRGWVALMCLGVAASVVPLFIVIGKDFIPQDDESEFEVTLRAPEGTSLAAMSLLVERIAADLRTLPGVAHTLTTAGSGDPPVASRGYIYVKLRPLAERTASQRELIGLARERLRPYAAQVRTSVQPITPFAGGGYENATIQYVLRGPELEPLALYAERLMEAMRRMPGVVDVNSTLVLGAPELRLVVDRARAADLGVAVEDVATTLNLLVAGVEVGTLAADAGAAADRPRIRLRATDAFRSLPERLGAIAVPTAKGAPVPLSGLVRLVEGTGPVAIERLNRQRYVTVLANVAAGYSLSAATEQIDAAFQALELAPGYERVFAGDAKDMAESAYYFAIAFGLTFVLMYVVLAAQFESFIHPVTILLTLPLALPFGLVSLLAVGQNVNLFVGLGVLVLFAVVKKNAILQIDHMNGLRRAGWARDAAIIQANCDRLRPILMTTLAFVAGMFPLALSRGPGASSNRSISVLVIGGQSLCLLLTLLAVPAFYALFDDLAAWLARRRWFRPRRSLGSEPSVKSAAHD, from the coding sequence ATGCAGTGGCTGGCTGAAATCTGTATTCAGCGTCCGGTTTTCACAACCATGCTCATCGTGGCCATTGCCGTCTTTGGGCTGGTCGGCTATGGAACGCTCGGTGTGGATAGATTCCCCAATGTTGATTTCCCGGTTGTCACTGTTGTCATCGCCAATCCCGGTGCTTCGGCCGTCGAAATCGAGCGCGACATCACGGAAAAAGTCGAGTCGGCCGTCAATGCCATCAGCGGCGTCAAAGAAATCCGCTCCACTTCAGTTGAAGGCATCTCGCAGGTCAATATCCAGTTTTCACTCAACAAGGACTTCGACGTGGCGGCCCAGGAAGTCCGCGACAAGGTCAACCTTGTCATCCCCGAACTGCCCAAAACCATTGAACCGCCTACGGTTCAGAAGTTTGAAACCAATGCCTCGCCGGTCATCCGGCTGGCCGTGTCCGCTCCCTATCCGCTGGTTGAAACGACACGTCTAGCACGACGCCAGATCAAGGAACAACTGGAAACCCTCGATGGCGTCGGGCGAGTGGCGCTGCTCGGTGGGGTGCAGCCCGAAGTGCGTGTCACACTTGATCCGCTGCGTCTGCGCGCTTACGACCTGACGCCACTCGACGCCGTTGCCGCCATCGAACGCCAGAACCGTGACGCCCCGGCCGGGACGCTGGAGCAGGGCGCGCGCGAAACGGCCCTGCGCGCCCCAGGCAAAGTCCCGGATGCGGCCACCCTGCGCCGGTTGCCGCTGGCCTACCGCCAGACCTATCCCGTCTGCCTGGAGGAGGTCGCCCACGTCGAGGAAACCACGCCGCTGCCCCGTACCATCACGGCGCTGGACGGACGTTCGGCTGTCATCGTGCAGGTCTCCAAACGGGCCGGTGGCAATGCCGTGGCGCTGGCTGCCGCCGTCAAGGCCAGGCTGACCGAAATCCGTGCCAGTCTGCCCCCGGAAGTCACCGTGACCGAAGTCGGCGACAAGTCCATCTTCATCGAAGCCGCTGTCAACGATGTCAAAACCCACCTGCTTGAAGGGAGCCTGTTGGCATGTCTTGTGGTGCTGGTGTTTCTCCGGCGCCTGGGGCTGACACTCATTGCCGCCCTTGCCATCCCAACGTCCATCATTGGCGCGTTTGGCGTCATGGCCACGTTTGGCTACACGCTGGACACCATCACACTGCTGGCACTGACGCTCATGGTGGGCGTTGTCATTGACGATGCCATCATCGTGCTCGAAAACATCGAGCGGTTCATCCGTGAAAAAGGACTGCCGCCGTTTGAAGCCGCAGTCGCTGCGACGCGGGAAATCGGACTGGCTGTGTTGGCCACAACCCTGTCGCTGCTGGCCGTCTTCCTGCCGACAGCCTTTATGGGCGGCATCGTCGGACGCTTCCTCGCGCCGTTTGGCATCACGGCCGCGGCCGCCGTCGCCATTTCCATGTTCGTTTCCTTCACACTGACGCCCATGCTGTGCGCCCGCATGGCGGTTTCGCACCCGGACCGGCCCGCCGCTGCCGGTTGGACGGCGCGCTATTACGGGCCGCTGGTGGACTGGTCGGTTCGCCGGCGCGGATGGGTGGCCCTGATGTGTCTGGGCGTGGCGGCTTCCGTTGTTCCGCTGTTTATCGTCATCGGCAAGGACTTCATCCCCCAGGATGATGAATCGGAGTTCGAGGTGACGCTCCGCGCCCCGGAAGGAACGTCCCTCGCTGCCATGAGCCTGCTGGTCGAGCGCATCGCGGCCGATCTGCGTACCCTGCCCGGCGTCGCCCACACCCTGACGACGGCCGGAAGCGGCGATCCACCCGTGGCTTCCCGTGGCTACATCTACGTCAAGCTGAGACCTCTGGCGGAACGCACCGCCTCGCAGAGGGAACTCATCGGGCTGGCACGCGAACGTCTGCGGCCCTATGCCGCACAGGTGCGTACCAGTGTGCAGCCGATTACGCCTTTTGCCGGCGGGGGCTATGAAAACGCGACGATCCAGTATGTGTTGCGCGGCCCCGAACTGGAGCCGCTGGCGCTGTACGCCGAACGTCTCATGGAAGCCATGCGCCGGATGCCGGGGGTGGTGGATGTCAACTCGACGCTCGTGCTGGGCGCGCCGGAACTGCGCCTGGTCGTTGACCGGGCGCGGGCGGCTGATCTCGGTGTCGCCGTCGAAGACGTGGCCACCACGCTCAACCTGCTGGTGGCCGGGGTGGAAGTCGGTACGCTGGCGGCCGACGCCGGAGCGGCCGCTGACCGGCCGCGCATCCGGCTGCGCGCAACGGATGCCTTTCGCAGCCTGCCGGAACGTCTGGGGGCAATTGCCGTGCCGACGGCCAAGGGCGCGCCCGTGCCACTGTCCGGCCTGGTGCGCCTTGTTGAAGGGACGGGGCCGGTGGCCATCGAGCGCCTCAACCGCCAGCGCTATGTCACCGTTCTGGCGAATGTCGCCGCCGGGTATTCACTTTCGGCGGCCACCGAACAAATTGATGCCGCGTTCCAGGCGCTCGAACTGGCCCCCGGCTACGAGCGGGTCTTTGCCGGGGATGCCAAAGACATGGCGGAATCCGCCTACTACTTTGCCATCGCTTTCGGGCTGACTTTCGTCCTGATGTATGTCGTTCTGGCCGCCCAGTTCGAGTCGTTCATCCATCCCGTGACCATTCTGCTGACGCTCCCGCTGGCGCTCCCGTTTGGCCTCGTCTCCCTGCTGGCTGTTGGGCAGAACGTCAATCTCTTCGTCGGGCTGGGGGTCCTCGTGCTGTTTGCCGTCGTCAAAAAGAACGCCATCCTGCAGATTGACCACATGAACGGCCTGCGGCGGGCCGGCTGGGCGCGCGATGCGGCCATCATTCAGGCGAACTGTGACCGGCTGCGCCCCATCCTGATGACCACGCTGGCTTTTGTCGCCGGCATGTTCCCGCTGGCGCTTTCACGCGGGCCCGGCGCAAGCAGCAACCGTTCGATTTCCGTTCTCGTCATTGGCGGCCAATCGCTGTGTCTGCTGCTGACGCTGCTGGCCGTGCCGGCCTTCTATGCCCTGTTTGACGATCTGGCGGCCTGGCTCGCCCGCCGCCGCTGGTTCCGGCCACGCCGAAGCCTGGGCAGTGAGCCGTCCGTGAAATCGGCTGCCCACGACTGA
- a CDS encoding LIC_10190 family membrane protein, whose translation MFVCLIVWFFISILSVFSAFSLLSIFLEKKEIIKLLGIQPFLTSFIGTLALSNLFMILAFFSSLRTTHLVVVSIAVLSYAFFSLTRQDVQTLADILRENFLTMLISSALSFFLISIPHHEASDIVGYHIQMAKYLHEYGLVTGLALIHPQLGHQSIWFALPAPFEDFLGIYSSLIVGGFSLFISFCQFFRSLSRINKDIYEFFLVCFFLLSFVAFYARVYVTSVEVPLNIIIGMTVFCSLRYFSSEDETPDSEVKHLFFWPAVIFPSFGFALKLTGIPVFLFGIYLFIHRFGFKLNKSHLRWGIITTILVLTKLTASALTSGCPLYPSSLFHLQAPWFIGENSSKEVIELITTFARLEVTKAPENINHLNWIFPWSKTLGGKGVIYLFIFLMILILSCILVLKKDFLIFCKKYTSVLLFAAVGVLYVFINAPRIKFMGPYIITMVSMFLLATFQKDAILSSLSLVASFSISEIMVANRKLGLIQALLLLLLVISSTLYREKYKQFIFLTAYTHKLVLHLAYFTALTFYSSTNTNLLLLPEVSSLKRQFTSQDINGVKFFFPKNSISCGYSPLPCSLGKVWSEFSLEDIELIDKEKGIAGGFKRKNYSPE comes from the coding sequence ATGTTTGTCTGTCTCATTGTGTGGTTTTTTATTTCCATTCTCAGTGTATTTTCAGCTTTTTCATTACTTTCCATTTTTCTCGAAAAGAAAGAAATAATAAAATTGCTTGGTATTCAGCCGTTTTTGACATCATTCATTGGGACATTGGCTTTGTCCAACTTGTTCATGATTCTTGCTTTCTTTTCTTCATTGAGAACAACACATCTTGTTGTTGTCTCAATCGCAGTACTATCCTACGCTTTTTTTTCACTCACAAGGCAGGATGTTCAAACTTTGGCAGACATCCTCAGAGAAAATTTTCTGACAATGCTAATCTCATCAGCATTGTCATTTTTTCTCATCAGCATTCCTCACCACGAAGCCTCAGATATTGTTGGTTATCATATTCAAATGGCGAAATATCTTCATGAATATGGATTGGTTACAGGTCTTGCACTTATCCATCCGCAACTCGGACATCAATCTATATGGTTTGCATTACCCGCACCTTTTGAAGATTTTCTGGGAATTTACTCCAGTTTGATAGTAGGCGGATTTTCGCTTTTTATTTCATTTTGCCAATTTTTCAGAAGCCTGTCTCGAATCAATAAAGACATTTACGAATTTTTTTTGGTGTGCTTTTTTCTTTTAAGTTTTGTCGCCTTTTATGCACGGGTCTACGTTACTTCTGTAGAAGTGCCACTTAATATCATCATTGGCATGACTGTCTTCTGCTCACTCAGGTATTTTTCATCAGAGGATGAAACACCGGATTCTGAAGTAAAACACCTTTTTTTCTGGCCAGCAGTTATTTTTCCTTCATTCGGCTTTGCGCTCAAACTTACCGGCATCCCTGTCTTTCTGTTTGGTATCTATCTCTTCATCCATAGATTTGGGTTCAAACTGAACAAAAGTCATCTGAGGTGGGGTATCATAACTACTATTTTGGTGTTGACCAAGTTAACTGCTTCGGCTTTAACTTCCGGGTGTCCTCTGTATCCTTCCAGCCTTTTTCATCTTCAAGCTCCGTGGTTTATTGGTGAAAACTCTTCAAAGGAGGTAATTGAACTTATCACTACGTTCGCACGCCTGGAGGTGACAAAAGCTCCAGAGAATATCAATCACCTGAATTGGATTTTTCCTTGGTCTAAAACCTTGGGCGGAAAAGGTGTGATTTATTTATTCATTTTCCTGATGATACTGATTCTTTCCTGCATCCTGGTTTTGAAGAAGGATTTTTTGATTTTTTGCAAAAAATATACCAGCGTGTTACTTTTTGCCGCTGTCGGCGTTTTATACGTCTTCATCAATGCACCTAGGATCAAGTTTATGGGACCTTACATAATCACAATGGTATCCATGTTTCTCCTTGCAACTTTTCAAAAAGACGCTATCCTCTCTTCTCTTTCTCTCGTGGCATCTTTTTCCATTTCAGAGATAATGGTTGCCAATCGCAAGCTCGGACTGATACAGGCATTGCTGCTGTTGTTACTGGTCATCTCCAGCACTCTTTACAGAGAAAAGTATAAACAATTTATTTTCCTTACAGCCTACACGCATAAACTTGTCCTACATTTGGCATACTTTACTGCGCTTACCTTTTACTCTTCTACAAACACAAATCTCCTGTTGCTCCCGGAAGTTTCTTCATTGAAACGCCAGTTTACGAGCCAAGACATCAATGGAGTCAAGTTCTTCTTTCCCAAAAATTCCATTTCCTGTGGTTACTCACCTTTACCCTGTTCTTTGGGTAAAGTATGGTCAGAGTTTTCACTTGAAGACATCGAGCTTATTGACAAAGAAAAAGGTATTGCCGGTGGCTTCAAAAGAAAAAACTACAGCCCGGAGTAG